In Pirellulales bacterium, the following proteins share a genomic window:
- a CDS encoding DUF997 family protein, whose translation MSATEDPIVRSGRREALAALVIWLAAMTYTVGYCYLFGYRSGPASMKLIWGVPDWVLWGVVAPWTACTIAAGVLAFAFMADADLGEERAESDDLFAPAEQTDE comes from the coding sequence ATGAGCGCAACTGAAGACCCTATCGTCCGCAGCGGCCGCCGCGAGGCGCTGGCCGCGCTGGTCATTTGGCTGGCCGCCATGACCTACACGGTCGGCTATTGCTACCTATTCGGCTACCGGAGCGGTCCGGCGAGCATGAAGCTGATTTGGGGCGTGCCCGACTGGGTGCTGTGGGGTGTCGTGGCGCCGTGGACCGCGTGTACGATCGCCGCCGGCGTGCTGGCGTTCGCCTTCATGGCCGACGCCGACTTGGGCGAAGAACGTGCGGAGTCCGACGATCTGTTCGCGCCCGCGGAGCAGACGGATGAGTGA
- a CDS encoding sodium:solute symporter, whose protein sequence is MSESSGNAGTLAAILLFVAASVWLGTLAQRIVERGSFLRGYFLGNRGLGAWALALTATVQSGGTFMGFPSLVYSHGWALALWIASYMVVPITGFAVVGKRMAHLSRRTGAITVPDLFRERFASPSLGLLSLTLVLFFMCFLMVAQFKAGAIVLKVAWPGSGALTLDETQEGQLDFYYYLGLSIFALTVVGYTVIGGFLAAVWTDLFQSVMMLIGVLILLPLVVSAAGGLEHASQAAVEQTGPGFLLPTGYSADGRVFMPLGLAVSVFFVWVFAGVGSPAGIVRIMASKNTETVRKSVFLLAAYNMLIYLPLIVICVCGRAIIPNLQATDEIIPRLALHTTSHLSGGSLLAGLILTAPFGAVMATVSSFLVVIASGLVRDFYQRLIRPQASMHEIKRLTYAAMIGVGIMAFVANLNPVQYLQALVVFSGSGAASAFAVPAVMAAYWRRATAAGVMAAMLLGAGTVVALYVIGFNLPDPMIGQSTRFRPYYLFGLEPIVWGLAGSLSSGVIVSLLTSPPPVDVVSRLFDRA, encoded by the coding sequence ATGAGTGAAAGCTCCGGAAATGCCGGCACCTTGGCCGCCATCCTGCTCTTTGTGGCCGCCTCCGTCTGGTTGGGAACGCTGGCCCAACGCATCGTCGAGCGCGGCTCGTTCCTGCGCGGCTACTTTCTCGGCAATCGCGGACTGGGAGCCTGGGCCTTGGCGCTGACGGCCACCGTGCAGAGCGGCGGCACGTTCATGGGGTTTCCGTCGCTGGTCTATTCGCACGGCTGGGCGCTGGCCCTGTGGATCGCCAGTTACATGGTGGTGCCGATCACGGGCTTCGCCGTCGTCGGCAAACGTATGGCGCATCTTTCCCGCCGGACCGGAGCCATCACCGTGCCCGACCTGTTCCGCGAACGCTTCGCCAGCCCCAGCCTGGGCCTGCTCAGCCTGACGCTGGTTCTGTTTTTCATGTGCTTTCTGATGGTGGCCCAGTTCAAGGCCGGCGCGATCGTGCTCAAGGTCGCCTGGCCTGGGTCTGGGGCACTCACGCTCGACGAGACGCAGGAGGGCCAACTCGATTTTTATTACTACCTGGGGCTGAGCATTTTCGCCCTGACGGTGGTCGGCTACACGGTGATCGGGGGGTTTCTGGCCGCGGTCTGGACCGACCTGTTTCAAAGCGTGATGATGCTGATCGGCGTGCTGATTCTCCTGCCGCTGGTCGTTTCGGCCGCCGGCGGACTGGAGCACGCTTCGCAGGCGGCGGTCGAGCAGACCGGCCCCGGCTTTTTGCTGCCCACGGGTTATTCGGCCGACGGGCGGGTGTTTATGCCTTTGGGGCTCGCCGTGTCGGTCTTTTTCGTCTGGGTCTTTGCGGGCGTGGGCTCGCCGGCCGGCATCGTGCGGATCATGGCCAGCAAAAACACCGAGACGGTCCGCAAATCGGTGTTCTTGCTGGCCGCTTACAACATGCTCATCTACCTGCCGCTGATTGTGATCTGCGTCTGCGGCCGGGCGATCATTCCGAATCTGCAGGCGACCGACGAGATCATTCCGCGGTTGGCCTTGCACACGACCAGTCACTTGAGCGGCGGCTCGCTCTTGGCCGGGCTGATCCTGACGGCCCCCTTCGGCGCGGTGATGGCCACGGTCAGCTCGTTTCTGGTGGTGATTGCCTCGGGCCTGGTACGCGACTTCTATCAGCGGCTGATCCGGCCGCAAGCCTCGATGCACGAAATCAAACGGCTGACCTACGCGGCGATGATCGGCGTGGGGATCATGGCCTTCGTGGCGAACCTGAATCCCGTGCAGTATTTGCAGGCGCTGGTGGTGTTCAGCGGCAGCGGCGCGGCGTCGGCCTTTGCAGTGCCCGCGGTGATGGCGGCCTATTGGCGGCGTGCGACGGCCGCCGGCGTGATGGCGGCGATGCTGCTCGGCGCCGGGACGGTCGTCGCCTTATACGTGATCGGCTTCAATCTGCCCGATCCAATGATCGGACAAAGCACGCGCTTTCGGCCTTATTATCTGTTCGGCCTGGAGCCGATCGTGTGGGGCCTGGCGGGGTCGCTGTCGTCGGGCGTGATCGTCAGCCTGCTCACCTCACCGCCGCCGGTCGACGTGGTCTCGCGTTTGTTCGACCGGGCTTAG
- a CDS encoding ABC transporter ATP-binding protein: MTNATPSPQPAANAPIVALDGLAMTYRGEVPALDHVSLTVNEGEFVSLVGPSGCGKSTLLRIVAGLVAPTQGRAWVAGAPPRAARRRVRLSFVFQDATLLPWRSAERNVTLPLEIGGMAAAERADRARATLAMVGLAEFAARRPRELSGGMRMRVSLARALVVDPQLMLLDEPFGALDDLTRQALNEELLRLWQRRGWTALFVTHNIAEAAFLSTRIVVLSPRPGTIVADVCTPFGRDRDAELRAAPEFARFVGQIAQVLRKERS; the protein is encoded by the coding sequence ATGACCAACGCCACCCCATCGCCGCAGCCCGCCGCCAACGCGCCCATCGTCGCGCTCGACGGTCTGGCGATGACCTACCGCGGCGAGGTGCCGGCGCTCGATCATGTGAGCCTGACCGTCAACGAAGGCGAGTTCGTCTCGCTCGTCGGTCCTTCGGGCTGCGGCAAATCGACGTTGCTGCGAATCGTAGCCGGCCTGGTCGCGCCGACCCAAGGCCGGGCATGGGTGGCTGGCGCACCGCCGCGTGCGGCCCGCCGCCGCGTGCGGCTCTCGTTCGTCTTTCAGGACGCGACGTTGCTGCCGTGGCGAAGCGCCGAGCGCAACGTGACCCTGCCCTTGGAAATCGGCGGCATGGCGGCTGCCGAGCGGGCCGACCGTGCGCGTGCGACGTTGGCAATGGTCGGCTTGGCCGAGTTCGCCGCTCGCCGGCCTCGCGAGCTTTCGGGCGGAATGCGGATGCGCGTGTCGCTGGCCCGAGCGCTCGTTGTCGACCCGCAACTCATGCTGCTCGACGAACCGTTCGGCGCACTCGACGATCTCACGCGGCAGGCACTGAACGAAGAGCTGCTGCGGCTCTGGCAACGGCGCGGCTGGACCGCGCTGTTCGTGACGCACAATATCGCCGAAGCCGCCTTTCTCAGCACGCGGATCGTCGTGCTCAGCCCGCGGCCCGGCACGATCGTCGCCGATGTTTGCACTCCGTTCGGTCGCGACCGGGACGCGGAACTGCGGGCCGCCCCCGAATTCGCCCGCTTCGTCGGCCAGATCGCCCAAGTTCTGCGGAAGGAACGCTCGTGA